Proteins encoded within one genomic window of Geotalea daltonii FRC-32:
- a CDS encoding acyltransferase, translated as MAKVYEMGGVIPVIDPTSFVHPDAVIIGDVIIGPNSYIGACACLRGDLGRIVISAGANIQDTCVIHSFPEVDVIVGENGHVGHGAILHGCTIGRNALIGMNAVVMDHAVIGENSFVAAMAFVKSGMTTGANMLIGGMPAREIRPLEKEEITRKAQGTLLYQWLAAQSKVSMREAEPLTEAEPDRGRVSPPP; from the coding sequence ATGGCAAAAGTATATGAAATGGGTGGAGTGATCCCGGTTATCGACCCGACCTCTTTCGTCCATCCCGATGCGGTCATCATCGGCGACGTGATCATCGGGCCGAACAGCTACATCGGGGCATGCGCATGCCTGCGGGGCGATCTGGGCCGTATCGTCATCAGCGCCGGAGCGAACATTCAGGACACCTGTGTCATTCATTCATTTCCGGAGGTGGATGTCATCGTCGGGGAAAACGGCCATGTGGGCCACGGGGCCATACTGCACGGCTGCACCATCGGCAGGAATGCGCTGATCGGCATGAACGCCGTCGTGATGGACCACGCAGTCATTGGTGAGAATTCCTTCGTTGCCGCCATGGCTTTCGTCAAGTCGGGCATGACGACCGGGGCGAACATGCTGATCGGGGGAATGCCCGCCAGGGAAATCCGTCCACTGGAAAAAGAAGAGATCACCAGGAAAGCGCAAGGAACCCTGCTCTATCAGTGGCTGGCGGCCCAGTCCAAGGTCTCCATGAGGGAAGCAGAGCCGCTCACGGAGGCAGAGCCCGACCGCGGGAGGGTAAGTCCACCCCCTTAA
- a CDS encoding 2Fe-2S iron-sulfur cluster-binding protein translates to MSEIHLQIDGKEVVASEGMTILEAAKTVGISIPTLCHSEKLEPYGGCRICTVEVEVRGWPKLVAGCIYPVEKDLVVRTKSEKVNKIRKVLIEEMLAHAPDAEVLKELATEYGADKDRFEKHPSFCIHCGLCVRYCAEIKKKNAVGFVDRGSNREISFIPEIAAKECWDCKECFPLCPTSALQAAYVLAESLMTPPESASGCGCSCSSGKKG, encoded by the coding sequence ATGAGCGAAATCCACTTGCAGATCGATGGAAAAGAAGTTGTCGCCAGTGAAGGAATGACAATTCTGGAGGCGGCGAAGACGGTGGGCATCTCCATCCCTACCCTTTGCCACTCTGAAAAGCTGGAGCCTTACGGCGGATGCCGGATTTGTACCGTGGAAGTTGAAGTCCGCGGCTGGCCGAAGTTGGTCGCCGGCTGCATCTATCCGGTTGAGAAGGACCTGGTGGTAAGGACCAAGTCGGAGAAGGTGAACAAAATCCGCAAGGTGCTGATAGAAGAGATGCTGGCCCACGCTCCCGACGCCGAAGTATTGAAAGAGCTGGCCACGGAGTACGGAGCGGACAAGGATCGCTTCGAAAAACATCCCTCCTTCTGTATTCACTGTGGCCTGTGTGTCAGGTACTGCGCCGAGATCAAGAAAAAGAACGCTGTCGGCTTCGTCGACCGGGGTTCCAACCGGGAGATCAGCTTCATTCCCGAGATTGCAGCCAAGGAATGCTGGGACTGCAAGGAGTGTTTCCCCCTCTGCCCCACCTCTGCTCTGCAGGCGGCGTACGTGCTGGCCGAGTCGCTGATGACTCCGCCGGAGAGTGCAAGTGGATGTGGCTGCTCCTGCAGTAGCGGGAAAAAGGGATAG
- a CDS encoding 3-hydroxyacyl-CoA dehydrogenase family protein, producing the protein MKFAILGTGIMGRGWITQCAMSGHEVHCHDASPQTLAGTVAGCEKLAATAAKKFKHDDPNFVSNAMGKIRVHNEKGAFIDAAKGCDVFLEVIFEDLKLKCSVLADYLPQLPPSVVFWSNSSSLDIDPMAQAGGRPDRSIVTHGMNPVPLMPGVEVVPGAKTSSETIEFTRQTLLNMKKAPFLAPNIPGFWVNRLLVPQMLDAVRLLEQGKITVEDGDTGLYTSLGHPQGTFKLHDFVTAPTMLRVALQMYQASNDPRMYPPLTLMRMVKNGEYGASSGKGFYDWSDPRNPKPLDMSKYVIGTAEEMLQPLA; encoded by the coding sequence ATGAAATTTGCCATTCTGGGTACGGGAATTATGGGACGCGGCTGGATTACCCAATGCGCCATGAGCGGACATGAAGTACATTGTCACGACGCCAGCCCACAGACACTGGCCGGGACGGTCGCCGGCTGTGAGAAGCTTGCTGCCACAGCTGCCAAGAAGTTCAAGCACGACGACCCGAATTTTGTCTCGAATGCCATGGGAAAGATACGCGTCCACAACGAAAAGGGAGCGTTTATCGATGCAGCCAAGGGTTGCGACGTATTTCTGGAGGTGATCTTCGAAGATCTGAAGCTGAAATGTTCAGTGCTTGCCGACTACCTGCCCCAGCTTCCACCATCGGTGGTGTTCTGGTCCAACAGCAGCAGCCTCGACATCGACCCCATGGCCCAGGCCGGCGGCCGGCCGGATCGCTCCATCGTCACCCACGGCATGAATCCTGTGCCCCTGATGCCGGGGGTCGAGGTGGTACCGGGAGCCAAGACCAGCAGCGAGACCATTGAATTCACCCGCCAGACCCTGCTGAACATGAAAAAGGCACCATTCCTGGCGCCGAACATTCCGGGGTTCTGGGTCAATCGTCTGCTCGTGCCCCAAATGCTGGATGCAGTGCGCTTGCTGGAGCAGGGAAAGATTACGGTGGAGGACGGGGATACCGGCTTGTACACCAGTCTGGGGCACCCCCAGGGGACCTTCAAGCTGCACGATTTCGTCACGGCCCCCACCATGCTGCGGGTGGCCCTGCAAATGTATCAGGCGTCCAACGATCCCCGCATGTATCCGCCCCTGACGCTTATGCGGATGGTGAAGAACGGAGAGTACGGTGCCAGCAGCGGCAAGGGATTCTACGACTGGAGCGACCCCCGCAACCCTAAGCCCCTGGACATGTCCAAGTATGTCATAGGCACCGCCGAGGAGATGCTGCAGCCCTTAGCTTAG
- a CDS encoding sigma-54-dependent transcriptional regulator yields MAYIVLVIDDQPSILQSMEVFFQLRSWKVHTAPDGKKGISLARRVQPDLVVLDIRLPDMDGLEVLKELRSRVPNAEVIMITAHQDMESTIKAIKAGAFDYLHKPIDIDEMDSVLKRLRAMMSAAPVAADDESANQPLGGLDTLHLIGKSKAMKEVFKKIALASGARVTMLVQGESGTGKDMVAQAIHRNSPWNNKPFTVMDCSTLAPSLVESELFGYEKGAFTGADRTRAGRIELTGDGTVFFDEIGELPLHLQSRLLRFLQEGQFVRVGGVAPIQSNARIIAATNRDLLAMVAEGTFREDLYFRLKVVTIHMPPLRDRRSDIPDLARFLLEKIAARTALRPRMLSEGAIGELMKRDWPGNVRELENSLTRAALMTKSTVLSEEELAAALDGDRYQPATERSVKSLADAERDHILFALESYEWSLGKTCQALQISRPTLRAKIRTYGLGKNS; encoded by the coding sequence ATGGCATATATTGTTCTCGTTATCGACGATCAGCCCTCCATCCTCCAATCCATGGAGGTCTTCTTCCAGTTGCGGTCATGGAAAGTCCATACCGCTCCCGATGGGAAAAAAGGGATTTCACTGGCCAGGAGGGTACAACCCGATCTGGTGGTTCTGGACATCAGGCTGCCCGACATGGACGGTCTGGAGGTCCTGAAGGAACTCCGCTCACGGGTGCCCAATGCCGAAGTGATCATGATCACCGCCCACCAGGATATGGAGAGTACCATCAAGGCCATCAAGGCGGGTGCATTCGACTACCTGCACAAGCCCATTGACATCGACGAGATGGATAGCGTCCTCAAGCGACTGCGTGCGATGATGTCTGCCGCTCCGGTGGCAGCTGACGATGAGTCGGCAAACCAGCCGCTGGGGGGGTTGGACACGCTGCACCTGATCGGCAAAAGCAAGGCGATGAAGGAAGTATTCAAGAAGATCGCCCTGGCTTCCGGGGCGCGGGTTACGATGCTGGTGCAGGGTGAGAGCGGCACCGGCAAGGACATGGTCGCCCAGGCGATCCACCGCAACAGCCCGTGGAACAACAAACCCTTTACCGTCATGGACTGCTCCACCCTTGCGCCGTCACTGGTGGAAAGCGAGTTGTTCGGTTACGAAAAAGGGGCATTCACCGGGGCCGACCGGACCCGCGCCGGGCGTATCGAACTGACCGGCGACGGGACGGTGTTTTTCGACGAGATCGGTGAACTGCCACTGCACCTGCAGAGCCGTCTGCTACGCTTCCTGCAGGAGGGGCAATTCGTGCGCGTGGGGGGAGTAGCACCCATCCAGTCCAACGCCAGGATCATCGCCGCCACCAATCGCGACTTGCTGGCCATGGTCGCCGAAGGAACATTCCGCGAGGACCTCTACTTCCGGCTCAAGGTCGTTACTATTCATATGCCCCCCCTGCGGGACAGGCGTTCCGATATTCCCGACCTGGCCCGGTTTCTCCTGGAAAAAATTGCCGCACGCACCGCCCTGCGTCCCAGGATGTTGTCGGAGGGGGCGATCGGCGAGCTGATGAAGCGTGATTGGCCGGGCAATGTGCGTGAGCTGGAAAACAGCCTGACGCGTGCCGCCCTGATGACCAAATCGACGGTGTTGTCCGAGGAAGAATTGGCAGCGGCTCTCGACGGAGACCGCTACCAGCCGGCCACTGAACGCTCGGTAAAGAGCCTGGCCGATGCCGAGCGTGACCATATCCTGTTCGCCCTGGAATCCTACGAATGGAGTCTGGGTAAAACCTGTCAGGCCCTGCAGATCTCCCGTCCGACCCTGCGCGCAAAGATAAGAACCTATGGGCTGGGAAAAAACAGCTGA